One window from the genome of Anopheles coluzzii chromosome X, AcolN3, whole genome shotgun sequence encodes:
- the LOC120947688 gene encoding splicing factor 3B subunit 1-like isoform X1 gives MENIARTHEDIESHIRDLQAKKKELNAEAAKDKGVGLADRGYFDIDLYDGGDTNSKYEGYVTSIAPNDDIDDEEDEGLPIGRNNRPMGYTAPAALLNEMGQGEDYDPFAERRKPTVAEKEDEYRQKRRRLVISPERVDPFADGGKTPDVGSRSYTEIMREQMLKGEEAELRKKIQEKAKDGSLKINSTAQAAKPAPVEAKKRGRWDQAVDEQFVAPKKLAVPATPSWDAEKTPADHRWDETPGHKGSETPGATPNVRIWDATPAHVSGAATTPGRETPAEKSTRRNRWDETPKTERETPGHSWAETPRADRVSGDGVLLEGTTPASKRRSRWDETPSNATPSAMTPSIAMTPTPHGTTTPGHATPLLTPGGTTPIGHKAMAMATPTPGHLASMTPEQLQAYRWEKEIDERNRPFTDEELDVMFPPGYKILPPPAGYIPIRTPARKLTATPTPIAGTPAAFFIQTEDKSAKFVDNQPKGNLPFMKPEDAQYFDKLLVEVDEDALSPEEQKERKIMKLLLKIKNGTPPMRKAALRQITDKSREFGAGPLFNQILPLLMSPTLEDQERHLLVKVIDRILYKLDDLVRPYVHKILVVIEPLLIDEDYYARVEGREIISNLAKAAGLATMISTMRPDIDNIDEYVRNTTARAFAVVASALGIPSLLPFLKAVCKSKKSWQARHTGIKIVQQIAILMGCAILPHLKSLVEIIEHGLVDEQQKVRTITALALAALAEAATPYGIESFDSVLKPLWKGIRTHRGKGLAAFLKAIGYLIPLMDAEYANYYTREVMLILIREFQSPDEEMKKIVLKVVKQCCATDGVEAQYIKEEILPHFFKHFWNHRMALDRRNYRQLVDTTVEIANKVGASEIVNRVVDDLKDENEQYRKMVMETIEKIMANLGAADIDSRLEEQLIDGILYAFQEQTTEDVVMLNGFGTIVNQLSKRVKPYLPQICGTILWRLNNKSAKVRQQAADLISRIAVVMKTCQEEKLMGHLGVVLYEYLGEEYPEVLGSILGALKAIVNVIGMTKMTPPIKDLLPRLTPILKNRHEKVQENCIDLVGRIADRGPEYVSAREWMRICFELLELLKAHKKAIRRATVNTFGYIAKAIGPHDVLATLLNNLKVQERQNRVCTTVAIAIVAETCRPFTVLPALMNEYRVPELNVQNGVLKSLSFLFEYIGEMGKDYIYAVCPLLEDALMDRDLVHRQTACAAIKHMALGVYGFGCEDALIHLLNYVWPNIFETSPHLVQAFMDAVEGLRVALGPIKILQYTLQGLFHPARKVRDVYWKIYNSLYIGAQDALIVGYPRITNDPKNQYIRYELEYNL, from the exons ATGGAAAACATAGCACGTACTCACGAGG ACATCGAGTCTCACATCCGGGACTTGCAGGCCAAGAAGAAGGAGCTGAACGCCGAAGCGGCAAAGGATAAGGGGGTAGGTTTGGCCGACAGAGGGTACTTCGACATTGATCTTTACGATGGCGGTGATACCAACAGCAAATACGAGGGATACGTCACATCGATCGCGCCAAACGACGACATCGACGATGAGGAGGACGAGGGCTTGCCCATCGGGCGGAACAACCGACCCATGGGTTACACGGCACCGGCGGCACTGCTCAACGAGATGGGCCAG GGCGAGGACTACGATCCGTTTGCCGAGCGACGTAAACCGACGGTGGCGGAGAAGGAGGATGAATACAGACAAAAGCGAAGACGGCTGGTCATTTCACCGGAGCGTGTCGATCCGTTTGCAGATG GAGGCAAAACGCCGGATGTGGGCTCGCGATCGTACACGGAGATTATGCGCGAACAGATGCTGAAGGGCGAGGAAGCAGAG CTTCGTAAGAAAATCCAGGAAAAGGCGAAGGATGGCTCGCTGAAAATCAATTCGACCGCGCAGGCCGCGAAACCGGCACCGGTCGAGGCGAAGAAGCGTGGCCGCTGGGATCAAGCAGTCGACGAGCAGTTTGTAGCGCCGAAGAAGCTCGCCGTGCCAGCGACCCCATCGTGGGATGCCGAG AAAACACCAGCCGACCACCGGTGGGACGAAACGCCCGGACACAAGGGCAGCGAGACGCCCGGCGCCACACCGAACGTGCGCATCTGGGACGCAACACCGGCCCACGTGTCCGGTGCGGCGACCACGCCCGGTCGGGAAACGCCCGCCGAAAAGTCGACCAGGCGCAATCGCTGGGACGAGACGCCGAAAACCGAGCGCGAAACGCCGGGCCACTCGTGGGCCGAAACTCCCCGGGCCGATCGCGTGTCGGGCGACGGCGTACTGCTCGAGGGCACGACGCCCGCCTCCAAGCGACGGTCGCGCTGGGATGAAACCCCCTCGAATGCCACCCCGTCGGCAATGACGCCGTCGATTGCGATGACGCCGACACCGCACGGCACGACGACGCCGGGTCACGCGACCCCGCTGCTCACGCCCGGCGGCACGACGCCCATCGGGCACAAGGCGATGGCGATGGCAACGCCGACGCCGGGCCATCTCGCGTCCATGACGCCCGAGCAGCTGCAAGCGTACCGGTGGGAGAAGGAGATCGACGAGCGCAACCGGCCGTTCACCGACGAGGAGCTGGACGTGATGTTCCCGCCCGGGTACAAGATTCTGCCCCCGCCGGCCGGCTACATCCCGATCCGGACGCCGGCCCGCAAGCTGACCGCTACGCCGACGCCGATCGCCGGCACACCGGCCGCCTTCTTCATCCAGACCGAGGACAAATCGGCCAAGTTCGTGGACAACCAGCCCAAGGGCAACCTGCCGTTCATGAAGCCGGAGGACGCGCAGTACTTCGACAAGCTGCTGGTGGAGGTGGACGAGGACGCCCTCAGCCCGGAGGAGCAGAAGGAGCGCAAGATcatgaagctgctgctgaagatCAAGAACGGCACGCCGCCGATGCGCAAGGCGGCCCTGCGCCAGATCACCGACAAGTCGCGCGAGTTCGGCGCGGGCCCGCTGTTCAACCAGAtcctgccgctgctgatgagccCCACGCTCGAGGACCAggagcgccatctgctggtGAAGGTGATCGACCGCATCCTGTACAAGCTGGACGATCTGGTGCGACCGTACGTGCACAAGATACTGGTCGTGATCGAGCCGCTGCTGATCGACGAGGACTACTATGCGCGCGTGGAGGGGCGCGAGATCATCTCGAACCTGGCGAAGGCGGCCGGGCTGGCCACGATGATCTCGACGATGCGCCCGGACATTGACAACATCGACGAGTACGTGCGCAACACgaccgcgcgcgcgttcgccgTCGTCGCGTCCGCGCTGGGCATCCCGTCGCTGCTGCCCTTCCTGAAGGCGGTGTGCAAGAGCAAGAAGTCGTGGCAGGCGCGCCACACCGGCATCAAGATCGTGCAGCAGATCGCGATCCTGATGGGCTGCGCCATCCTGCCCCACCTCAAGTCGCTGGTCGAGATCATCGAGCACGGGCTGGTGGACGAGCAGCAGAAGGTGCGCACGATCACGGCCCTGGCGCTGGCGGCGCTGGCCGAGGCGGCCACGCCGTACGGCATCGAGTCGTTCGACTCGGTGCTGAAGCCGCTGTGGAAGGGCATCCGGACGCACCGCGGCAAGGGGCTGGCCGCGTTCCTGAAGGCCATCGGCTACCTGATCCCGCTGATGGACGCCGAGTACGCGAACTACTACACGCGCGAGGTGATGCTGATCCTGATCCGCGAGTTCCAGTCGCCGGACGAGGAGATGAAGAAGATCGTGCTGAAGGTGGTGAAGCAGTGCTGCGCGACGGACGGCGTGGAGGCGCAGTACATCAAGGAGGAGATCCTGCCGCACTTCTTCAAGCACTTCTGGAACCACCGGATGGCGCTCGACCGGCGCAACTACCGGCAGCTGGTCGACACGACGGTCGAGATCGCGAACAAGGTCGGCGCGTCCGAGATCGTGAACCGCGTGGTCGACGACCTCAAGGACGAGAACGAGCAGTACCGCAAGATGGTGATGGAGACGATCGAGAAGATCATGGCGAACCTGGGCGCGGCCGACATCGACTCGCGCCTGGAGGAGCAGCTGATCGACGGCATACTGTACGCGTTCCAGGAGCAGACGACCGAGGACGTGGTGATGCTGAACGGGTTCGGCACGATCGTGAACCAGCTGAGCAAGCGCGTCAAGCCGTACCTGCCGCAGATCTGCGGCACCATCCTGTGGCGGCTGAACAACAAGTCGGCCAAGGTGCGGCAGCAGGCGGCCGACCTGATCTCGCGCATCGCCGTCGTGATGAAGACGTGCCAGGAGGAGAAGCTGATGGGCCATCTCGGCGTGGTGCTGTACGAGTACCTCGGCGAGGAGTACCCGGAGGTGCTCGGCTCGATACTGGGCGCGCTGAAGGCGATCGTGAACGTGATCGGCATGACGAAGATGACGCCCCCGATCAAGGATCTGCTGCCGCGGCTGACGCCCATCCTGAAGAACCGGCACGAGAAGGTGCAGGAGAACTGCATCGATCTGGTCGGGCGCATCGCGGACCGCGGCCCCGAGTACGTGTCCGCGCGCGAGTGGATGCGCATCTGCTtcgagctgctcgagctgctgAAGGCCCACAAGAAGGCGATCCGGCGCGCGACGGTCAACACGTTCGGGTACATCGCGAAGGCGATCGGGCCGCACGACGTGCTGGCGACGCTGCTCAACAACCTGAAGGTGCAGGAGCGCCAGAACCGCGTCTGCACCACGGTCGCCATCGCGATCGTGGCGGAAACGTGCCGCCCGTTCACCGTGCTGCCCGCGCTCATGAACGAGTACCGCGTGCCGGAGCTGAACGTGCAGAACGGCGTGCTCAAGTCGCTCTCCTTCCTGTTCGAGTACATCGGCGAGATGGGCAAGGACTACATCTACGCCGTCTGCCCGCTGCTGGAGGACGCGCTGATGGATCGCGACCTCGTCCACCGGCAGACGGCCTGCGCCGCGATCAAGCACATGGCGCTCGGCGTGTACGGGTTCGGGTGCGAGGACGCGCTCATCCATCTGCTGAACTACGTCTGGCCGAACATCTTCGAGACGTCGCCCCATCTGGTGCAGGCGTTCATGGACGCGGTCGAGGGGCTGCGGGTGGCGCTCGGCCCGATCAAGATACTGCAGTACACGCTGCAGGGCCTGTTCCATCCCGCCCGCAAGGTGCGCGACGTCTACTGGAagatctacaactcgctgtaCATCGGCGCCCAGGACGCGCTGATCGTCGGCTACCCGCGCATCACCAACGATCCCAAGAACCAGTACATTCGGTACGAGCTAGAGTACAACCTCTAA
- the LOC120947708 gene encoding amidophosphoribosyltransferase-like, protein MDSKDETRAQSQQADEGLEPTTAALDQLALSLPLGKKRAGRGAVASGLTHECGVFGAIATGEWPTQIDVAQVICLGLVALQHRGQESAGIVTSEGHCAKNFNVHKGMGMINNIFTDDSMKKLKGNLGIGHTRYSTSAASEEVNCQPFVVHTAHGALAVAHNGELVNCESLRKDVLERGVGLSTHSDSELITQALCLNPPEGEVDGPDWPARIKHLMQLAPLSYSLVIMLKDKIYGVRDPYGNRPLCIGKIVPLTIGAYRNEKVDKLPAEGWVISSESCGFLSIGARYVREVQPGEIVELTRDGIKTIDIIDCPENRRHAFCIFEYVYFARSDSIFEGQMVYSVRLQCGRQLAREAGVDADIVSSVPESGTAAAHGFAREAKLNFAEVLCKNRYVGRTFIQPSTRLRQLGVAKKFGALSENVAGKRLVLIDDSIVRGNTIGPIIKLLRDAGALEVHIRIASPPLLYPCYMGINIPTREELIANKLNAEELAKYVGADSLAYLSVDGLKKAVQLNMAVKKPEQVGHCTACLTGDYPGGLPDELEW, encoded by the exons ATGGATAGTAAGGACGAGACGCGGGCACAGTCCCAGCAGGCGGACGAGGGGCTCGAGCCGACGACCGCCGCCCTGGACCAGCTCGCCCTGTCGCTGCCGCTCGGGAAGAAGCGGGCGGGCCGGGGCGCGGTAGCGAGCGGGCTGACGCACGAGTGCGGCGTGTTCGGCGCGATTGCGACGGGCGAATGGCCGACGCAGATTGACGTGGCGCAGGTCATCTGTCTCGGGCTGGTGGCGCTGCAGCACCGCGGCCAGGAGTCGGCCGGCATCGTCACGAGCGAGGGCCACTGCGCGAAGAACTTCAACGTGCACAAGGGCATGGGCATGATCAACAACATCTTCACCGACGACTCGATGAAGAAGCTGAAGGGCAACCTCGGCATCGGGCACACGCGCTACTCGACCTCGGCCGCGTCGGAGGAGGTCAACTGCCAGCCGTTCGTGGTGCACACGGCGCACGGTGCGCTCGCGGTGGCGCACAACGGCGAGCTGGTCAACTGCGAGAGCCTGCGCAAGGACGTGCTGGAGCGGGGCGTCGGCCTGTCCACGCACAGCGACTCGGAGCTGATCACGCAGGCGCTCTGCCTGAACCCGCCCGAGGGCGAGGTGGACGGGCCGGACTGGCCGGCGCGCATCAAGCACCTGATGCAGCTCGCGCCACTCTCCTACTCGCTGGTGATCATGCTCAAGGACAAGATTTACGGCGTGCGCGATCCGTACGGCAATCGGCCGCTCTGCATTGGCAAGATCGTGCCGCTCACGATCGGCGCCTATCGTAATG AGAAGGTCGACAAGCTGCCCGCCGAGGGTTGGGTCATATCGAGCGAAAGCTGCGGCTTCCTGTCGATCGGCGCCCGGTACGTGCGGGAGGTGCAGCCGGGCGAGATCGTGGAGCTGACGCGCGACGGCATCAAGACGATCGACATCATCGACTGTCCGGAGAACCGGCGGCACGCGTTCTGCATCTTCGAGTACGTCTACTTTGCCCGTTCCGACTCGATCTTCGAGGGGCAGATGGTGTACTCGGTGCGGCTGCAGTGCGGCCGCCAGCTGGCCCGCGAGGCCGGCGTCGATGCGGACATCGTCAGCTCGGTGCCGGAGTCGGGTACGGCCGCGGCGCACGGTTTTGCTCGCGAG GCTAAGCTGAACTTTGCCGAGGTGCTGTGCAAGAACCGGTACGTTGGGCGCACCTTCATCCAGCCGTCGACGCGGCTCCGCCAGCTCGGGGTGGCGAAAAAGTTCGGCGCGCTGTCGGAGAACGTGGCGGGCAAGCGGCTCGTCCTGATCGACGACTCGATCGTGCGCGGCAACACGATCGGCCCGATCATCAAGCTGCTGCGGGATGCCGGCGCCCTGGAGGTGCACATCCGGATAGCCAGCCCGCCCCTGCTCTACCCGTGCTACATGGGCATCAACATTCCGACGCGCGAGGAGCTGATCGCGAACAAGCTGAACGCGGAGGAGCTGGCCAAGTACGTCGGTGCGGACAGCTTAGCGTACCTCAGCGTGGACGGGCTGAAGAAGGCGGTCCAGCTGAACATGGCGGTGAAGAAGCCGGAACAGGTCGGCCACTGTACCGCCTGCCTCACCGGCGACTACCCGGGCGGGCTGCCGGACGAGCTAGagtggtag
- the LOC120947688 gene encoding splicing factor 3B subunit 1-like isoform X2 — MGYTAPAALLNEMGQGEDYDPFAERRKPTVAEKEDEYRQKRRRLVISPERVDPFADGGKTPDVGSRSYTEIMREQMLKGEEAELRKKIQEKAKDGSLKINSTAQAAKPAPVEAKKRGRWDQAVDEQFVAPKKLAVPATPSWDAEKTPADHRWDETPGHKGSETPGATPNVRIWDATPAHVSGAATTPGRETPAEKSTRRNRWDETPKTERETPGHSWAETPRADRVSGDGVLLEGTTPASKRRSRWDETPSNATPSAMTPSIAMTPTPHGTTTPGHATPLLTPGGTTPIGHKAMAMATPTPGHLASMTPEQLQAYRWEKEIDERNRPFTDEELDVMFPPGYKILPPPAGYIPIRTPARKLTATPTPIAGTPAAFFIQTEDKSAKFVDNQPKGNLPFMKPEDAQYFDKLLVEVDEDALSPEEQKERKIMKLLLKIKNGTPPMRKAALRQITDKSREFGAGPLFNQILPLLMSPTLEDQERHLLVKVIDRILYKLDDLVRPYVHKILVVIEPLLIDEDYYARVEGREIISNLAKAAGLATMISTMRPDIDNIDEYVRNTTARAFAVVASALGIPSLLPFLKAVCKSKKSWQARHTGIKIVQQIAILMGCAILPHLKSLVEIIEHGLVDEQQKVRTITALALAALAEAATPYGIESFDSVLKPLWKGIRTHRGKGLAAFLKAIGYLIPLMDAEYANYYTREVMLILIREFQSPDEEMKKIVLKVVKQCCATDGVEAQYIKEEILPHFFKHFWNHRMALDRRNYRQLVDTTVEIANKVGASEIVNRVVDDLKDENEQYRKMVMETIEKIMANLGAADIDSRLEEQLIDGILYAFQEQTTEDVVMLNGFGTIVNQLSKRVKPYLPQICGTILWRLNNKSAKVRQQAADLISRIAVVMKTCQEEKLMGHLGVVLYEYLGEEYPEVLGSILGALKAIVNVIGMTKMTPPIKDLLPRLTPILKNRHEKVQENCIDLVGRIADRGPEYVSAREWMRICFELLELLKAHKKAIRRATVNTFGYIAKAIGPHDVLATLLNNLKVQERQNRVCTTVAIAIVAETCRPFTVLPALMNEYRVPELNVQNGVLKSLSFLFEYIGEMGKDYIYAVCPLLEDALMDRDLVHRQTACAAIKHMALGVYGFGCEDALIHLLNYVWPNIFETSPHLVQAFMDAVEGLRVALGPIKILQYTLQGLFHPARKVRDVYWKIYNSLYIGAQDALIVGYPRITNDPKNQYIRYELEYNL; from the exons ATGGGTTACACGGCACCGGCGGCACTGCTCAACGAGATGGGCCAG GGCGAGGACTACGATCCGTTTGCCGAGCGACGTAAACCGACGGTGGCGGAGAAGGAGGATGAATACAGACAAAAGCGAAGACGGCTGGTCATTTCACCGGAGCGTGTCGATCCGTTTGCAGATG GAGGCAAAACGCCGGATGTGGGCTCGCGATCGTACACGGAGATTATGCGCGAACAGATGCTGAAGGGCGAGGAAGCAGAG CTTCGTAAGAAAATCCAGGAAAAGGCGAAGGATGGCTCGCTGAAAATCAATTCGACCGCGCAGGCCGCGAAACCGGCACCGGTCGAGGCGAAGAAGCGTGGCCGCTGGGATCAAGCAGTCGACGAGCAGTTTGTAGCGCCGAAGAAGCTCGCCGTGCCAGCGACCCCATCGTGGGATGCCGAG AAAACACCAGCCGACCACCGGTGGGACGAAACGCCCGGACACAAGGGCAGCGAGACGCCCGGCGCCACACCGAACGTGCGCATCTGGGACGCAACACCGGCCCACGTGTCCGGTGCGGCGACCACGCCCGGTCGGGAAACGCCCGCCGAAAAGTCGACCAGGCGCAATCGCTGGGACGAGACGCCGAAAACCGAGCGCGAAACGCCGGGCCACTCGTGGGCCGAAACTCCCCGGGCCGATCGCGTGTCGGGCGACGGCGTACTGCTCGAGGGCACGACGCCCGCCTCCAAGCGACGGTCGCGCTGGGATGAAACCCCCTCGAATGCCACCCCGTCGGCAATGACGCCGTCGATTGCGATGACGCCGACACCGCACGGCACGACGACGCCGGGTCACGCGACCCCGCTGCTCACGCCCGGCGGCACGACGCCCATCGGGCACAAGGCGATGGCGATGGCAACGCCGACGCCGGGCCATCTCGCGTCCATGACGCCCGAGCAGCTGCAAGCGTACCGGTGGGAGAAGGAGATCGACGAGCGCAACCGGCCGTTCACCGACGAGGAGCTGGACGTGATGTTCCCGCCCGGGTACAAGATTCTGCCCCCGCCGGCCGGCTACATCCCGATCCGGACGCCGGCCCGCAAGCTGACCGCTACGCCGACGCCGATCGCCGGCACACCGGCCGCCTTCTTCATCCAGACCGAGGACAAATCGGCCAAGTTCGTGGACAACCAGCCCAAGGGCAACCTGCCGTTCATGAAGCCGGAGGACGCGCAGTACTTCGACAAGCTGCTGGTGGAGGTGGACGAGGACGCCCTCAGCCCGGAGGAGCAGAAGGAGCGCAAGATcatgaagctgctgctgaagatCAAGAACGGCACGCCGCCGATGCGCAAGGCGGCCCTGCGCCAGATCACCGACAAGTCGCGCGAGTTCGGCGCGGGCCCGCTGTTCAACCAGAtcctgccgctgctgatgagccCCACGCTCGAGGACCAggagcgccatctgctggtGAAGGTGATCGACCGCATCCTGTACAAGCTGGACGATCTGGTGCGACCGTACGTGCACAAGATACTGGTCGTGATCGAGCCGCTGCTGATCGACGAGGACTACTATGCGCGCGTGGAGGGGCGCGAGATCATCTCGAACCTGGCGAAGGCGGCCGGGCTGGCCACGATGATCTCGACGATGCGCCCGGACATTGACAACATCGACGAGTACGTGCGCAACACgaccgcgcgcgcgttcgccgTCGTCGCGTCCGCGCTGGGCATCCCGTCGCTGCTGCCCTTCCTGAAGGCGGTGTGCAAGAGCAAGAAGTCGTGGCAGGCGCGCCACACCGGCATCAAGATCGTGCAGCAGATCGCGATCCTGATGGGCTGCGCCATCCTGCCCCACCTCAAGTCGCTGGTCGAGATCATCGAGCACGGGCTGGTGGACGAGCAGCAGAAGGTGCGCACGATCACGGCCCTGGCGCTGGCGGCGCTGGCCGAGGCGGCCACGCCGTACGGCATCGAGTCGTTCGACTCGGTGCTGAAGCCGCTGTGGAAGGGCATCCGGACGCACCGCGGCAAGGGGCTGGCCGCGTTCCTGAAGGCCATCGGCTACCTGATCCCGCTGATGGACGCCGAGTACGCGAACTACTACACGCGCGAGGTGATGCTGATCCTGATCCGCGAGTTCCAGTCGCCGGACGAGGAGATGAAGAAGATCGTGCTGAAGGTGGTGAAGCAGTGCTGCGCGACGGACGGCGTGGAGGCGCAGTACATCAAGGAGGAGATCCTGCCGCACTTCTTCAAGCACTTCTGGAACCACCGGATGGCGCTCGACCGGCGCAACTACCGGCAGCTGGTCGACACGACGGTCGAGATCGCGAACAAGGTCGGCGCGTCCGAGATCGTGAACCGCGTGGTCGACGACCTCAAGGACGAGAACGAGCAGTACCGCAAGATGGTGATGGAGACGATCGAGAAGATCATGGCGAACCTGGGCGCGGCCGACATCGACTCGCGCCTGGAGGAGCAGCTGATCGACGGCATACTGTACGCGTTCCAGGAGCAGACGACCGAGGACGTGGTGATGCTGAACGGGTTCGGCACGATCGTGAACCAGCTGAGCAAGCGCGTCAAGCCGTACCTGCCGCAGATCTGCGGCACCATCCTGTGGCGGCTGAACAACAAGTCGGCCAAGGTGCGGCAGCAGGCGGCCGACCTGATCTCGCGCATCGCCGTCGTGATGAAGACGTGCCAGGAGGAGAAGCTGATGGGCCATCTCGGCGTGGTGCTGTACGAGTACCTCGGCGAGGAGTACCCGGAGGTGCTCGGCTCGATACTGGGCGCGCTGAAGGCGATCGTGAACGTGATCGGCATGACGAAGATGACGCCCCCGATCAAGGATCTGCTGCCGCGGCTGACGCCCATCCTGAAGAACCGGCACGAGAAGGTGCAGGAGAACTGCATCGATCTGGTCGGGCGCATCGCGGACCGCGGCCCCGAGTACGTGTCCGCGCGCGAGTGGATGCGCATCTGCTtcgagctgctcgagctgctgAAGGCCCACAAGAAGGCGATCCGGCGCGCGACGGTCAACACGTTCGGGTACATCGCGAAGGCGATCGGGCCGCACGACGTGCTGGCGACGCTGCTCAACAACCTGAAGGTGCAGGAGCGCCAGAACCGCGTCTGCACCACGGTCGCCATCGCGATCGTGGCGGAAACGTGCCGCCCGTTCACCGTGCTGCCCGCGCTCATGAACGAGTACCGCGTGCCGGAGCTGAACGTGCAGAACGGCGTGCTCAAGTCGCTCTCCTTCCTGTTCGAGTACATCGGCGAGATGGGCAAGGACTACATCTACGCCGTCTGCCCGCTGCTGGAGGACGCGCTGATGGATCGCGACCTCGTCCACCGGCAGACGGCCTGCGCCGCGATCAAGCACATGGCGCTCGGCGTGTACGGGTTCGGGTGCGAGGACGCGCTCATCCATCTGCTGAACTACGTCTGGCCGAACATCTTCGAGACGTCGCCCCATCTGGTGCAGGCGTTCATGGACGCGGTCGAGGGGCTGCGGGTGGCGCTCGGCCCGATCAAGATACTGCAGTACACGCTGCAGGGCCTGTTCCATCCCGCCCGCAAGGTGCGCGACGTCTACTGGAagatctacaactcgctgtaCATCGGCGCCCAGGACGCGCTGATCGTCGGCTACCCGCGCATCACCAACGATCCCAAGAACCAGTACATTCGGTACGAGCTAGAGTACAACCTCTAA